One stretch of Armigeres subalbatus isolate Guangzhou_Male chromosome 2, GZ_Asu_2, whole genome shotgun sequence DNA includes these proteins:
- the LOC134210371 gene encoding uncharacterized protein LOC134210371 — protein MADLPAARLAAFTRPFTYVGVDYFGPMEAVIGRRTEKRWGMLITCLTVRAIHIELVCTLSTDSCIMGLRNFISRRGTPRKIYSDRGTNFIGANRELKEAMTALDEEKFAREFVTPDTEWQFNPPAAPHMGGSWERLIRTIKTNLMAIQPVHKPTDKVLRNLLIEVEGIINSRPLTHVPLDNDSEPALTPNHFILGSSDGMKPLTTLDDSSCALRRNWRASQVLANQFWRRWISDYLPEITRRTKWYENTKPTAVGDIVVIVDSKLPRNCWPKGRVINTSVGKDGRIRSATVQTMNGIYERPVTKLAVMDVRRDEE, from the coding sequence ATGGCAGACTTACCAGCGGCTCGGCTTGCCGCATTTACGCGGCCCTTCACATATGTTGGAGTCGATTACTTCGGCCCGATGGAGGCAGTCATAGGCAGGCGGACGGAAAAACGCTGGGGGATGCTAATTACCTGCTTAACAGTACGCGCTATACACATCGAACTGGTCTGTACCCTAAGCACGGACTCATGTATTATGGGTCTACGTAACTTTATTTCCCGTCGAGGTACACCAAGAAAAATCTACAGCGACCGCGGCACGAACTTCATCGGTGCAAATCGCGAACTTAAAGAGGCCATGACAGCACTCGATGAAGAAAAGTTCGCACGGGAATTTGTGACACCAGATACGGAATGGCAGTTCAACCCCCCGGCTGCACCGCACATGGGCGGTTCCTGGGAACGGTTAATTCGCACGATCAAGACTAACCTAATGGCGATCCAACCTGTTCACAAACCTACCGACAAAGTGTTGAGGAACCTGCTTATTGAAGTCGAAGGTATCATCAATTCGCGGCCATTGACACACGTCCCTCTTGATAATGATTCGGAACCAGCTCTTACACCCAACCATTTCATACTTGGGTCTTCCGACGGAATGAAGCCACTTACGACCCTGGATGACAGTAGCTGCGCATTGCGACGAAATTGGCGGGCATCTCAAGTTCTTGCCAATCAATTCTGGAGACGTTGGATCTCCGACTATCTTCCTGAAATTACCAGGAGGACAAAGTGGTACGAAAACACAAAGCCAACAGCGGTCGGAGACATAGTAGTCATCGTTGATTCCAAGCTACCAAGGAACTGCTGGCCGAAAGGACGGGTGATCAACACTAGTGTAGGAAAGGACGGACGCATACGATCTGCAACAGTTCAAACGATGAATGGGATATACGAGAGACCAGTAACAAAACTGGCGGTCATGGACGTTCGGCGCGATGAAGAGTAA
- the LOC134213591 gene encoding gastrulation defective protein 1 homolog — MNKGKITFGKIQLKSNSVADKDVPVATASGGFGSFGRVEPAPEPGPSGSSRLLPDVDKIATDLENSRMQEVMGISGFGRKAKQFDINEMIQKAKQNAPKAEEDPNAIRVEEPTDRGGGTGSSDDDSDGEMIGPIPTMAPGDGKNKKKERRDSAEDSDEDDEDEDDFDEDAPINKIPNSHEVEMRHGSKAVISLAADPSGVRLASGSVDYNLNFWDFSGMDKSMKSFRSLQPCENHPIRDLHYSTTGDMILVVSGSSQAKVLDRDGFEKMECVKGDQYITDMIRTKGHVAGLTGGCWNFVKKDEFLTSAMDSTLRTWVFAKSKEQKNVIKTRAQGGLKTVPTACTYNRDGTLIAAGCSDGSIQTWDTRKMFVNTTHCVRDAHAKGSDISSILFSYAGQVLATRSTDETLKLWDLRAFKKPLHEFGNLFSRYDTTDCCFSPDDTMVLTGESLPKGQKQARLYFFDTKTFETVATIPITDSHIIRAHWHPKLNQVFVGCGNGIIRGLYDEKRSMRGAKLCVVRTYRKKKDMEMVGTTQVITPHALPMFRQEKSRSHRKKLEKDRLDPVKSRRPDLPITSGQGGRVASSGGTLSSYVIRNLGLSKRVEDDQDPREAILKYAKEAAENPYWISPAYNKTQPKPIFNTEDEPDSKKPKTE, encoded by the exons ATGAATAAAGGAAAAATCACATTTGGTAAAATACAGCTTAAATCAAACTCCGTTGCTGATAAAGACGTCCCAGTTGCGACAG CATCCGGTGGTTTTGGCTCATTTGGACGCGTAGAACCTGCTCCGGAACCGGGTCCATCCGGATCCAGTAGGTTGTTACCagatgttgataagatagccaCAGATCTGGAGAACAGCCGCATGCAAGAGGTAATGGGAATCAGCGGATTCGGTCGGAAGGCCAAACAATTCGACATCAACGAAATGATTCAGAAAGCCAAACAGAACGCTCCCAAAGCGGAAGAGGATCCGAATGCAATTCGGGTGGAGGAACCGACAGATCGTGGGGGTGGCACTGGATCGTCGGATGATGATAGCGATGGGGAGATGATTGGACCCATACCAACGATGGCGCCCGGCGATGGGAAGAACAAGAAAAAGGAACGCAGGGACAGCGCTGAGGATAGCGACGAGGATGACGAAGATGAAGACGATTTTGACGAGGATGCTCCAATCAATAAAATTCCTAACTCTCATGAGGTGGAAATGCGACACGGCTCAAAGGCGGTAATTTCGCTTGCAGCAGATCCATCTGGGGTAAGGTTGGCATCAGGATCCGTGGATTACAATTTGAACTTTTGGGACTTTTCCGGTATGGACAAATCGATGAAGAGCTTTAGGAGTTTACAGCCTTGTGAAAACCATCCGATAAGAGATTTGCATTATTCGACCACCGGGGACATGATTCTTGTGGTGTCCGGCAGTTCTCAAGCTAAAGTTTTGGACAGAGATGGCTTCGAAAAGATGGAATGCGTTAAAGGCGATCAGTACATAACGGATATGATCAGAACCAAAGGCCACGTGGCCGGATTAACGGGAGGTTGttggaattttgtcaaaaaggATGAATTCTTGACCAGCGCAATGGATTCGACTTTGCGGACATGGGTTTTTGCCAAATCGAAAGAACAGAAAAATGTGATTAAGACAAGAGCCCAAGGAGGCTTAAAGACAGTTCCAACGGCTTGCACATACAATCGGGATGGAACATTGATTGCGGCGGGATGTAGTGACGGCTCGATTCAAACTTGGGACACGCGGAAGATGTTCGTCAATACGACGCATTGCGTGAGAGATGCCCATGCCAAGGGAAGTGATATTTCCTCGATTCTGTTCTCATACGCAGGCCAAGTTCTcgctacaagatcaacagacgAGACACTAAAATTATGGGATCTACGAGCATTTAAGAAACCTTTACACGAATTTGGAAATCTCTTCTCTCGGTATGACACCACGGATTGTTGCTTCAGCCCAGATGACACGATGGTCCTAACTGGAGAATCGTTGCCCAAAGGACAAAAGCAAGCGCGTTTGTACTTCTTCGACACTAAAACATTTGAAACCGTTGCGACCATTCCGATCACGGACTCTCACATTATTCGAGCTCATTGGCATCCGAAGTTGAATCAAGTTTTTGTGGGATGTGGAAACGGGATCATTCGTGGTCTATACGACGAAAAGCGAAGTATGAGAGGAGCTAAGCTGTGTGTCGTCCGAACCTATCGCAAGAAGAAAGATATGGAAATGGTCGGAACGACTCAGGTCATAACTCCTCACGCACTTCCTATGTTCCGACAGGAGAAGTCCCGTTCACACCGTAAAAAACTCGAAAAAGATCGTCTGGATCCCGTCAAATCCAGAAGGCCGGACCTACCGATCACCAGCGGTCAAGGCGGACGAGTGGCGAGTTCGGGAGGAACACTTTCTTCGTATGTCATCAGAAATCTTGGACTTAGCAAGAGGGTGGAAGACGACCAAGATCCGCGCGAGGCCATCCTAAAATACGCTAAAGAGGCGGCCGAGAATCCCTACTGGATCTCTCCAGCTTACAACAAAACTCAACCCAAGCCCATTTTCAACACTGAAGACGAACCGGACAGTAAGAAACCAAAAAccgaataa
- the LOC134213592 gene encoding NTF2-related export protein — MATVIDPELRTKIDTACRTAEEFTKLYYESVDKKRHQMARLYMDNGLLVWNGNGANGKDNIQKYFQELPRSEHIMNTLDAQPIIDDAVSSQLTFIIQVSGTVKFQDNPTKPFQQTFMITAQGDKWKIASDCFRLQDAIF, encoded by the exons ATGGCAACCGTAATTGATCCA GAACTGCGCACCAAAATTGACACCGCTTGCCGGACGGCCGAGGAATTCACTAAACTTTACTACGAAAGCGTAGACAAAAAGCGCCATCAAATGGCCCGGCTCTACATGGACAACGGTTTGCTGGTGTGGAACGGAAACGGTGCCAACGGCAAAGACAACATCCAAAAGTATTTCCAGGAACTGCCCCGATCGGAGCACATCATGAACACCCTGGACGCACAACCAATCATTGACGATGCTGTGTCCTCGCAGCTGACGTTCATCATCCAGGTGTCGGGAACGGTCAAGTTCCAGGACAATCCCACCAAACCATTCCAGCAGACGTTCATGATCACGGCCCAAGGGGACAAATGGAAGATTGCGAGCGATTGCTTCCGCTTGCAGGATGCTATCTTTTAA